Proteins encoded within one genomic window of Brassica rapa cultivar Chiifu-401-42 chromosome A09, CAAS_Brap_v3.01, whole genome shotgun sequence:
- the LOC103839871 gene encoding agamous-like MADS-box protein AGL80, translating to MTRKKVKLAFIANDSSRKATFKKRKKGLIKKVNELSTLCGINACAIIYSPYDTNPEVWPSNSGVQRIISDFRKLPEMDQNKKMVDQEAFLRQRIAKASENLKKQRKDNREMEMTEVMFQCLVGNMGMFNLNIMDLNDLGYMIDQYLKDVNRRIEILGSSGGGMELGETSNDAAAAPSEAAGTLAIVPTTTDTIQPYHHQQQHQMFRHHAAPHVGPYEQPLNLNLSHSQNQQQGFTEMMMNRPEQMSYAAEQMGFPFMNDNHHHHHYHHHQQVPGESSTTPATNVSASSANPVTSSNPTNHIWFR from the coding sequence ATGACAAGGAAGAAGGTGAAACTTGCTTTCATTGCCAATGATTCCTCACGAAAAGCAAcctttaaaaaaagaaagaaaggttTGATCAAGAAAGTAAACGAGCTTTCAACACTATGCGGTATCAACGCATGTGCCATCATCTACAGCCCCTACGACACCAATCCTGAGGTATGGCCATCAAACTCCGGCGTGCAAAGAATCATCTCAGACTTCCGGAAGTTGCCAGAGATGGACCAGAACAAGAAAATGGTGGATCAAGAAGCCTTTCTCAGACAAAGAATAGCCAAAGCCTCCGAAAATCTGAAGAAGCAGAGGAAAGACAATAGGGAGATGGAGATGACTGAAGTCATGTTCCAGTGTTTGGTTGGAAACATGGGGATGTTTAATCTGAACATTATGGATCTTAATGATTTGGGTTATATGATTGATCAATATCTTAAAGATGTTAACCGCAGGATCGAGATTTTGGGGAGTTCTGGTGGTGGTATGGAGCTTGGTGAAACCTCCAACGATGCTGCAGCGGCTCCTTCTGAAGCCGCTGGAACGTTGGCTATTGTGCCGACTACAACCGATACGATTCAGCCTTATCATCATCAGCAACAACATCAGATGTTTCGTCATCATGCAGCTCCACATGTTGGACCCTATGAGCAGCCTCTGAATCTGAACCTGAGTCATAGTCAGAATCAACAACAGGGGTTTACCGAGATGATGATGAACCGTCCCGAACAAATGAGTTACGCGGCTGAGCAAATGGGCTTTCCGTTTATGAATGATAACCATCACCACCATCactaccaccaccaccagcaGGTCCCTGGCGAATCATCCACCACTCCGGCAACAAACGTTAGCGCAAG